The Armatimonadota bacterium region ACATCGTAAACGTCCAGCCGCGCGTAGAGCCTGCCTTCTCCACGGCGTAGCCATAACCCACTTCGCTGTACGTGGTGAGCGCGTTGCCTCGCAGCAGATCCGCGCGCGTGTTGCCGTGCGAGCCGTAGAGTTCGGCCCGGTCATCCACCCCTCCCGGTTTGGCCCAGGAATTCTCCGCCATCCCTACCCTGCCGCCCTCGTACTCCACAATCACAATGCTGTGATCTTCACCGCGCGTTTTCGCGCCGTGTACGTAGGTGCCCATCACGGCCGAAACGCTCTGGATGGGCGGCTTGCCGAAGGCGCACCTGGCAAACTCGATGGAGTGACAGCCCATATCCAGGAGCACGCCTCCGCCAGAACGCTCGATGTCCCAGAACCAGGGCATGTGCGGCCCGTTGTGCTCTTCCCACTGCTTCACGAGGAAAAGGCGGCCAAGGGCGCCCTCCTCGGCCAGTTCGCGGGCGCGGACATACTTCGGCGCGAAAAGCAGCTCTTCGGCATACATCAGCAGCACGCCGGCCTCGCGACATGCCGCGATCATTCTGTCGGCCTCGGCCAGCGTGCGGCATAGCGGTTTTTCACAAACGACGTGTTTACCGGCTGCCGCCGCGTCGCACGCCATCTTGCAGTGCAGGTCGTTGGGAGCCGCAATCACAACGAGCTGAATGTCGTTGCGATCCAGCAGCGCACGGTAGTCCAGGTACGCATCGCGGATTCCATGCCTGGCGGCGAGTCGCGCAGCGTTGCCGGGGGAGGGCGACGCGACGGCCTGTACTACGCCGTTACGGACATACCGCTGAAACGACTCGGCATGAATATCCGCGACGAACCCACTCCCGATGATGCCTACGCCAATATCAACACGCATGCGTCTCGCCTCCTTCGCGGCTCACCAGGGATGCTCGGGGCGCCATCCCAGGTCGCGTGCGGCCGCTGAACAGTCGACCAGTCCGCGATGATCGTCGTAGCGCAGCCACTCCGCTCGATCGATGCTCCAGGGCGTTTTGGGGTAGACGCTGTCCACCAGCTCCGCGGTTGGCTCATTCATTCCCGATCTACTGGAAGCCAGGAGCCATGCTCCGTGCGACACCGTCTGGTTTGCCAGCGAAAGCGTCACGGCACTGCATACATCGCGCACATCTACCCACGCCCAATAGTCGCGCCACCAACCGTGAGAAGTGGCCGCATCCTCTTCCAGGCTCCGTACTCGACCGCGATTCGGCTGTAACACAGCCACGGGTCGGAAGCAGT contains the following coding sequences:
- a CDS encoding Gfo/Idh/MocA family oxidoreductase, whose product is MRVDIGVGIIGSGFVADIHAESFQRYVRNGVVQAVASPSPGNAARLAARHGIRDAYLDYRALLDRNDIQLVVIAAPNDLHCKMACDAAAAGKHVVCEKPLCRTLAEADRMIAACREAGVLLMYAEELLFAPKYVRARELAEEGALGRLFLVKQWEEHNGPHMPWFWDIERSGGGVLLDMGCHSIEFARCAFGKPPIQSVSAVMGTYVHGAKTRGEDHSIVIVEYEGGRVGMAENSWAKPGGVDDRAELYGSHGNTRADLLRGNALTTYSEVGYGYAVEKAGSTRGWTFTMFDEILNYGFPAELQHFVNCALGIEKPIETGEDGRTVLEIILAAYQSAGEGRAISWPYDAPEVEKPIDLWLNGTAHRAAQSASA